From the bacterium genome, one window contains:
- a CDS encoding CPBP family intramembrane metalloprotease: MRLLQPALILLFTTLTFLALGWTGRLRRLREEFPTRWRFALGLALLAAILAIVVWGPTVSPGEAAAVDPETMWFPELFTGQLFIAIFLQAWWMLGWPMPLRRFLRLEGATARDVRFGLFVGALGWLLAIVASSLTSGLMYLANWPPAATPGSELFEVPPLMAWLSDLPIAHKLVVVAVAMTVEEGFYRAFLQPRIGWIASSVFFALSHAGYGMPNLLASVLAISLVLGWAFRRAGNLLPCIVAHGVFDAVQLLVIMPLAIEELRRLSPG, encoded by the coding sequence ATGCGACTCCTCCAGCCGGCGCTCATCCTCCTCTTCACCACGCTGACCTTCCTGGCGCTCGGCTGGACGGGCCGGCTGCGGCGCCTGCGCGAGGAGTTCCCCACTCGCTGGCGCTTCGCGCTCGGCCTGGCGCTGTTGGCGGCCATCCTGGCGATCGTCGTCTGGGGGCCCACCGTGTCGCCCGGCGAGGCGGCAGCGGTCGATCCGGAGACGATGTGGTTTCCGGAGCTGTTCACCGGCCAACTGTTCATCGCCATCTTCCTGCAGGCCTGGTGGATGCTCGGCTGGCCGATGCCGCTGCGCCGCTTCCTGCGCCTCGAGGGGGCGACGGCGCGCGACGTGCGCTTCGGCCTGTTCGTCGGCGCTCTCGGCTGGCTGCTGGCGATCGTCGCCAGCTCGCTGACGAGCGGGCTCATGTACCTCGCCAACTGGCCGCCGGCGGCGACCCCGGGCAGCGAGCTGTTCGAGGTGCCGCCGCTGATGGCGTGGCTCAGCGATCTGCCGATCGCGCACAAGCTGGTGGTGGTCGCCGTCGCGATGACCGTCGAGGAGGGCTTCTACCGCGCCTTCCTGCAGCCGCGCATCGGCTGGATCGCCTCGAGCGTGTTCTTCGCCCTCAGCCACGCCGGCTACGGCATGCCCAACCTGCTGGCCAGCGTGCTCGCCATCTCGCTGGTGCTCGGCTGGGCCTTCCGCCGCGCCGGCAACCTCCTGCCCTGCATCGTCGCCCACGGCGTCTTCGACGCCGTGCAGCTCCTGGTCATCATGCCGCTGGCGATCGAGGAGCTGCGCCGGCTCTCTCCCGGCTGA
- a CDS encoding AarF/ABC1/UbiB kinase family protein, translating into MRDLETWAFSDTPPWEIALERCAWRANVDALRARSRALVPELVRPAMLPPLWRFTEASALIGAGLAGWLLRERRRGGAVSRAGLSRRLRRAFERLGPAYIKLGQIISSGRGLFPEELVEEFKACRDQVPPEPFAAVRAVVEAELGRPLEAIFARFDESCLAAASIAQVHAAILRSGEEVVVKVQRPRVEQRVRRDIAAMAWIAPHLVGRLPIAALANPPALVELFAETITEELDFRLEAENMLDIARLLREAGQTIIVVPRPHPELVTERVLVMERLSGFKYDDLEGMRAAGIDGATVLRSLLISFLEGAMIFGVFHGDLHGGNLFVRPDGRVALFDYGMTGRMDEPQRLAFLRMMMTGAMNDVRGQVEAFRDLGALPADADIDGILALLKVDQPIQDPTKMAPEQLVREIQDVLRGLLAQGARLPKHLMLYVKNTLFFDGAIAHLAPDLNMFEEVAKIYGYFAATHAERIERDVGIDPSRTPLNLDNMRAQLGLEGEVESITHRELQQRRRQIQRQIDAAGGLPRV; encoded by the coding sequence ATGCGCGACCTCGAGACCTGGGCGTTCAGCGACACCCCGCCGTGGGAGATCGCGCTCGAGCGCTGCGCCTGGCGGGCGAACGTCGACGCGCTGCGGGCGCGTTCACGCGCCCTGGTGCCCGAGCTGGTGCGTCCCGCCATGCTGCCGCCGCTCTGGCGCTTCACCGAGGCCAGTGCGCTGATCGGCGCCGGGCTCGCCGGCTGGCTGCTGCGCGAACGCCGCCGCGGCGGCGCCGTCTCGCGCGCCGGCCTGTCGCGCCGCCTGCGGCGCGCCTTCGAGCGCCTGGGGCCGGCGTACATCAAGCTCGGCCAGATCATCTCCTCCGGCCGTGGCCTCTTCCCCGAGGAGCTGGTCGAGGAGTTCAAGGCGTGCCGCGATCAGGTGCCGCCCGAGCCGTTCGCCGCGGTGCGCGCCGTCGTGGAAGCGGAGCTCGGCCGGCCGCTGGAGGCGATCTTCGCCCGCTTCGACGAGTCGTGTCTGGCGGCGGCGTCGATCGCCCAGGTGCACGCCGCCATCCTGCGCAGCGGCGAGGAGGTGGTGGTCAAGGTCCAACGGCCGCGGGTCGAGCAGCGCGTGCGCCGCGACATCGCCGCCATGGCCTGGATCGCTCCCCATCTCGTCGGGCGGCTGCCGATCGCCGCCCTGGCCAATCCGCCGGCCCTGGTCGAGCTGTTCGCCGAGACCATCACCGAGGAGCTCGACTTCCGCCTCGAGGCGGAGAACATGCTCGACATCGCCCGCCTGCTGCGCGAGGCCGGCCAGACCATCATCGTCGTGCCGCGTCCGCACCCCGAGCTGGTGACCGAACGGGTGTTGGTGATGGAGCGCCTGTCGGGGTTCAAGTACGACGACCTCGAGGGGATGCGCGCCGCCGGCATCGACGGCGCGACCGTGCTGCGCTCGCTGCTCATCTCGTTCCTCGAAGGGGCGATGATCTTCGGCGTCTTCCACGGCGACCTGCACGGCGGCAATCTCTTCGTGCGCCCGGACGGACGGGTGGCGCTCTTCGACTACGGCATGACCGGGCGCATGGACGAGCCGCAGCGGCTCGCCTTCCTGCGCATGATGATGACCGGGGCGATGAACGACGTGCGCGGCCAGGTGGAGGCCTTCCGCGACCTCGGGGCGCTGCCGGCGGACGCCGACATCGACGGCATCCTCGCCCTGCTGAAGGTCGACCAGCCCATCCAGGACCCGACGAAGATGGCGCCCGAGCAGCTCGTGCGCGAGATCCAGGACGTCCTGCGCGGCCTGCTCGCCCAGGGCGCGCGCCTGCCCAAGCACCTGATGCTCTACGTCAAGAACACGCTGTTCTTCGACGGCGCCATCGCCCACCTGGCGCCGGACCTCAACATGTTCGAGGAGGTGGCGAAGATCTACGGCTACTTCGCCGCCACCCACGCCGAGCGCATCGAGCGCGACGTCGGCATCGATCCGAGCCGCACCCCGCTCAACCTCGACAACATGCGCGCCCAGCTCGGCCTCGAGGGCGAGGTCGAGTCGATCACCCACCGCGAGCTGCAGCAGCGCCGGCGCCAGATCCAGCGCCAGATCGACGCCGCCGGCGGCCTGCCGCGCGTCTGA
- a CDS encoding arylsulfatase produces the protein MPSVPSSIRFALAAALLWCATPALAAAGRPNILYIVADDLGWKDVGFHGSDIRTPTLDQLAAGGARLEQLYAQPMCTPTRAALLTGRYPFRYGLQTLVIPSSHTYGLPTDEWLLPQALHDAGYQTAIVGKWHLGHADRAYWPRQRGFDHQYGPLIGEIDYFTHQQHGVLDWYRDNEPVQEEGYSTTLLGNDAVALIERHDPAVPLFLYLAFNAPHTPYQAPQEYLDRYRDIADPSRRAYAASITAMDEQIGRVVAALAARGMRDDTLIVFQSDNGGTRNKMFTGEMDMSKATIPCDNGPYRDGKGTLYEGGTRVVGFVNWPGHVPAGGTVDEVMHVVDMYPTLVGLAGGSTAKSKPLDGMDMWPTISGGRPSPRTEVVYNVEVFRAGIRQGDWKLVWRTPLPQVVELYDLARDPGEQTNVAADHPEIVAALQRRANELATAMVPSPLLAAEFQAVRGRLAQPPALPGAELELDGEP, from the coding sequence ATGCCCTCCGTGCCGTCCTCGATCCGATTCGCCCTCGCCGCGGCCCTGCTGTGGTGCGCCACGCCGGCGCTCGCGGCCGCCGGCCGGCCGAACATCCTCTACATCGTTGCCGACGATCTCGGCTGGAAGGACGTCGGCTTCCACGGCTCCGACATCAGGACCCCGACCCTCGATCAACTGGCCGCCGGCGGCGCGCGCCTCGAGCAGCTCTACGCGCAGCCGATGTGCACGCCGACGCGTGCCGCGCTGCTGACCGGCCGCTATCCGTTCCGCTACGGGTTGCAGACGCTGGTGATCCCCTCGTCGCACACCTACGGGCTGCCGACCGACGAGTGGCTGCTGCCGCAGGCGCTCCACGACGCCGGCTACCAGACCGCGATCGTCGGCAAGTGGCATCTCGGTCATGCCGATCGCGCCTATTGGCCGCGGCAGCGTGGGTTCGATCATCAGTACGGGCCGCTGATCGGCGAGATCGACTACTTCACGCACCAGCAGCACGGCGTGCTCGACTGGTATCGCGACAACGAGCCGGTGCAGGAGGAGGGCTACTCGACCACGCTGCTCGGCAACGACGCCGTCGCGCTGATCGAGCGGCACGACCCGGCGGTGCCGCTGTTCCTCTACCTCGCCTTCAACGCGCCGCATACGCCGTACCAGGCGCCGCAGGAGTACCTCGATCGCTATCGCGACATCGCCGACCCCAGCCGCCGCGCCTACGCGGCCAGCATCACGGCGATGGACGAGCAGATCGGCCGCGTCGTCGCCGCGCTCGCCGCCCGCGGCATGCGCGACGACACGCTGATCGTCTTCCAGAGCGACAACGGCGGCACCCGCAACAAGATGTTCACCGGCGAGATGGACATGTCGAAGGCGACCATCCCGTGCGACAACGGCCCGTACCGCGACGGCAAGGGCACGCTGTACGAGGGCGGAACGCGGGTCGTCGGCTTCGTGAACTGGCCGGGGCACGTGCCGGCTGGCGGTACGGTGGACGAGGTGATGCACGTCGTCGACATGTATCCGACGCTGGTCGGCCTCGCCGGCGGCTCGACGGCGAAGTCGAAGCCGCTCGACGGCATGGACATGTGGCCGACGATCAGCGGCGGCCGCCCGTCGCCGCGCACGGAGGTGGTGTACAACGTGGAGGTCTTCCGCGCCGGCATCCGGCAGGGCGACTGGAAGCTGGTGTGGCGCACGCCGCTGCCGCAGGTGGTCGAGCTCTACGACCTGGCGCGCGATCCCGGCGAGCAGACCAACGTCGCCGCCGACCATCCCGAGATCGTCGCCGCCCTGCAGCGGCGCGCCAACGAGCTGGCGACCGCGATGGTGCCGTCGCCGCTGCTGGCGGCGGAGTTCCAGGCGGTGCGCGGTCGACTGGCGCAACCGCCGGCGCTGCCGGGCGCCGAGCTGGAGCTCGACGGCGAGCCGTGA
- the clpS gene encoding ATP-dependent Clp protease adapter ClpS produces MSDGPVDEREVGVVTETEKRVKVPPLYKVLLHNDDYTTMEFVVQVLESVFHKSHAEATQITLHVHRTGIGVAGVYSHEVAETKVAQVEALARKHEFPLLCSMEEA; encoded by the coding sequence ATGAGCGACGGACCGGTTGACGAGCGCGAGGTCGGGGTGGTGACCGAGACCGAGAAGCGGGTGAAGGTGCCCCCGCTCTACAAGGTCTTGCTCCACAACGACGACTATACGACCATGGAGTTCGTGGTGCAGGTGCTGGAAAGCGTCTTCCACAAGTCGCACGCCGAGGCGACGCAGATCACGTTGCACGTGCACCGCACGGGCATCGGGGTGGCCGGCGTCTACAGTCACGAAGTCGCCGAGACCAAGGTGGCGCAGGTCGAGGCGCTGGCGCGCAAGCACGAGTTCCCGCTGCTCTGTTCGATGGAAGAGGCGTGA
- a CDS encoding thiolase family protein, whose amino-acid sequence MRDVFVIGVGMIKFGRYRDKDVHELAGEAARLALADAGMTINDVELLASGNLLQAGNMIGQRIMQQIGQTGIPVVNVANACATGSSAFREAYVAVGSGEYDVAMAVGSEQMGKAGLLGGGGSGESVEGILGSGLMPAVFGMAGVEHMRTWGTTPEHFAKVSVKNHRHSTKNPLSQYQVEVSLEDVMNARMVAYPNTLYMCCPTGDGAAAAIVCSQEMAKKFGRKAVKVACSVLTSDPWTPRDLTMPDVNTLTRNAARIAYERAGVGPDDLDLVELHDCFATAELLHYENLGLCAEGEAGRAVDEGWFEHGGRTPVNVSGGLLSKGHPLGATGVANIYEIVTHLRGEAGDRQVANATVGLAHVIGLGSACTIHILTA is encoded by the coding sequence ATGCGCGACGTATTCGTCATCGGCGTTGGAATGATCAAGTTCGGCCGCTATCGCGACAAGGACGTGCACGAGCTGGCCGGCGAGGCGGCGCGCCTGGCGCTCGCCGATGCCGGCATGACGATCAACGACGTCGAGCTGCTGGCGTCCGGCAACCTGCTGCAGGCCGGCAACATGATCGGCCAGCGCATCATGCAGCAGATCGGCCAGACCGGCATCCCGGTGGTCAACGTCGCCAACGCCTGCGCCACCGGCTCGAGCGCCTTCCGCGAGGCCTACGTCGCGGTCGGCTCGGGCGAGTACGACGTGGCGATGGCGGTCGGCTCCGAGCAGATGGGCAAGGCCGGCCTGCTCGGCGGCGGCGGCAGCGGCGAGAGCGTCGAGGGGATTCTCGGCAGCGGCCTGATGCCGGCGGTCTTCGGCATGGCCGGGGTCGAGCACATGCGCACCTGGGGCACGACCCCGGAGCACTTCGCCAAGGTGTCGGTGAAGAACCACCGGCACTCGACGAAGAACCCGCTGTCCCAGTACCAGGTCGAGGTGTCGCTCGAGGACGTGATGAACGCCCGCATGGTGGCGTATCCGAACACCCTCTACATGTGCTGTCCGACCGGCGACGGCGCCGCCGCGGCGATCGTCTGCTCGCAGGAGATGGCGAAGAAATTCGGCCGCAAGGCGGTGAAGGTCGCCTGCTCCGTCCTCACCTCGGATCCGTGGACGCCGCGCGATCTCACCATGCCCGACGTCAACACGCTGACCCGCAACGCCGCCCGGATCGCCTACGAGCGCGCCGGCGTCGGCCCCGACGACCTCGACCTGGTCGAGCTGCACGACTGCTTCGCCACCGCCGAGCTGCTGCACTACGAGAACCTCGGCCTCTGCGCGGAGGGCGAAGCCGGGCGCGCCGTCGACGAGGGCTGGTTCGAGCACGGCGGCCGCACGCCGGTGAACGTCAGCGGCGGTCTGCTCTCCAAGGGCCACCCGCTGGGCGCCACCGGCGTCGCCAACATCTACGAGATCGTCACCCACCTGCGGGGCGAGGCCGGCGACCGCCAGGTCGCCAACGCCACGGTCGGCCTGGCGCACGTCATCGGCCTCGGCTCGGCCTGCACCATCCACATCCTGACGGCGTAG
- a CDS encoding OB-fold domain-containing protein, which translates to MADTAAAAEQPKGPRPIIPFLVLDDPPYLAGIRCTHCGATYLRSGRVACAKCGEAGPFDDIRLSDHGTLYVYSIVHQSAPGIPVPYVAAIVDLPEQVAVRCTIVDVRPDPAALPYGMPVKMITRTVRTDKEGRDVVAFFFTPAS; encoded by the coding sequence ATGGCAGACACCGCAGCGGCGGCCGAGCAGCCGAAGGGACCGCGGCCGATCATTCCCTTCCTCGTCCTCGACGACCCGCCGTACCTGGCGGGCATCCGCTGCACGCACTGCGGCGCCACCTATCTGCGCAGCGGTCGGGTCGCCTGCGCCAAGTGCGGCGAAGCGGGCCCGTTCGACGACATCCGCCTCAGCGATCACGGCACGCTCTACGTGTACTCCATCGTGCACCAGTCGGCGCCGGGCATCCCGGTGCCGTACGTGGCGGCGATCGTCGACCTGCCGGAGCAGGTGGCGGTGCGCTGCACCATCGTCGACGTCCGCCCCGACCCCGCCGCCCTCCCCTACGGCATGCCGGTGAAGATGATCACCCGCACGGTGCGCACCGACAAGGAAGGGCGCGACGTCGTCGCCTTCTTCTTCACGCCCGCGAGCTGA
- a CDS encoding AAA family ATPase encodes MLTFGAFSLDEESGQLWRGGLERPLRAKSFAVLHRLVLRRGRLVTKEELFRACWPDAAVSRTVLRVCIAEIRAALAEDGDASVLVESVGRRGYRLTAHPGGSESPPAALVGRAGELAALRRALRRADGGVRQVVLVTGEGGMGKTTLLEHFAEEVRAGTRARVAGGQCVELTAGSQPYLPVLDLLAQLCADDATDAVRTALAQRAPSWLLQMPALIDSRTAESLRARVPSPNRDRMLRELGDAIDAIAAEGTVVLVVEDLHWSDPSSMDALAYLAQRTMPARLLLLASYRRADLLQDEALRGSVQSLVARRRAVELPLPPLSPSQVEEYLARRLAGAALDATLVSEVQARAGGNPLFVAATVDVLLERGILVAVDGRWRLGEPLAGIIPDSLRQLALRQIERLSATARRVLDAASVAGGEFAVAAVAAASGLPVAEVEAACAALSASGELVVPTGVAAWPDGTISGLYAFRHALYREVLDAALPAAGRARHHRAIAERLETAYGGRAAEIAAELASHFSAAGDPERSVRYHRAAADGARARFADREVVVHLRAALAQLPRLPASTERTHTELECLLALGGALVAMRGGGSAEALAVHRRALELADALDQPLARIQASGACFTFLIMRADLDAARAVAADMLATAARMPMPFLTFIGHVSLGSALFNLGQMAAARRELEEARSLWQADFPTLLLDPTIICRSMLAFTALVQGEPGYGAASLAATLAHARALASPYGVSYASELAAQYHATAGQRAEALEYASAAAPLAGEHGFVVHGAVAQLVRGWAEGDPGALRDGIAAYEGAGQYVGTSLFRALLVEVLLAERRARAALDELDAIFAFVERSGERRHLAELHRLRGESLRLIGQADAAGACFGEALSIARASGARLWELRAALSLARLRASDGGRAEARQLLDAAVRSFPADCALPDLRQALALRAEL; translated from the coding sequence ATGCTGACCTTCGGGGCCTTCTCTCTCGACGAAGAATCCGGGCAACTCTGGCGCGGCGGGCTCGAACGGCCGCTGCGCGCCAAGTCGTTCGCCGTCCTCCACCGGCTGGTGCTGCGGCGCGGACGGCTGGTGACCAAGGAGGAGCTGTTCCGCGCCTGCTGGCCCGACGCGGCGGTCAGCCGGACGGTGCTGCGGGTGTGCATCGCGGAGATCCGCGCCGCGCTGGCCGAGGATGGCGACGCCTCGGTGCTGGTCGAGAGCGTCGGTCGGCGCGGCTACCGGCTGACGGCGCATCCGGGGGGGAGCGAGTCCCCGCCCGCCGCGCTCGTCGGCCGCGCCGGCGAACTCGCGGCGCTGCGACGCGCGCTGCGCAGGGCCGACGGCGGAGTGCGCCAGGTGGTCCTCGTCACCGGCGAGGGCGGCATGGGAAAGACGACGCTGCTCGAGCACTTCGCCGAGGAGGTGCGGGCCGGCACCCGCGCCCGCGTCGCCGGCGGGCAGTGCGTGGAGCTGACCGCGGGCAGCCAGCCGTATCTGCCGGTGCTCGATCTGCTGGCTCAACTTTGCGCCGACGACGCGACCGACGCGGTGCGGACGGCGCTCGCCCAGCGGGCGCCGAGCTGGCTCCTCCAGATGCCGGCGCTGATCGACTCGCGAACGGCGGAGAGCCTGCGGGCGCGCGTCCCGAGCCCCAATCGCGATCGCATGCTGCGCGAGCTCGGCGACGCGATCGACGCCATCGCCGCCGAGGGGACGGTGGTGCTGGTCGTCGAGGACCTGCACTGGAGCGACCCCTCGTCGATGGACGCCCTCGCCTACCTGGCGCAGCGGACGATGCCGGCGCGTCTGCTCCTCCTCGCCAGCTACCGGCGCGCCGATCTCCTCCAGGACGAGGCCCTGCGGGGATCCGTGCAGAGTCTGGTGGCGCGGCGGCGCGCCGTCGAGCTCCCGCTGCCGCCGCTGAGCCCCTCGCAGGTCGAGGAGTATCTCGCGCGGCGCCTCGCCGGCGCGGCGCTGGACGCGACGCTCGTCTCGGAGGTGCAGGCGCGCGCGGGCGGCAACCCGCTGTTCGTCGCCGCGACCGTCGACGTCCTGCTCGAGCGCGGCATCCTCGTCGCCGTCGACGGTCGCTGGCGCCTCGGCGAGCCGCTGGCCGGCATCATCCCCGACAGTCTGCGGCAGTTGGCCCTGCGCCAGATCGAGCGCTTGTCCGCGACCGCCCGCCGGGTGCTCGACGCCGCCAGCGTGGCGGGCGGGGAGTTCGCGGTCGCGGCCGTCGCCGCCGCGTCCGGACTGCCCGTCGCCGAGGTCGAAGCGGCGTGCGCGGCGCTGAGCGCGAGCGGCGAGCTGGTGGTGCCGACCGGTGTGGCGGCCTGGCCCGACGGCACGATCAGCGGCCTCTACGCATTCCGGCACGCGCTCTATCGCGAGGTCCTCGACGCCGCGCTGCCGGCCGCCGGCCGCGCCCGGCATCATCGCGCCATCGCCGAGCGTCTCGAGACCGCCTATGGCGGCCGCGCGGCGGAGATCGCGGCGGAGTTGGCGAGTCACTTCTCCGCCGCGGGCGATCCCGAGCGCTCGGTCCGCTACCACCGCGCGGCGGCCGACGGGGCGCGGGCGCGCTTCGCCGACCGCGAGGTCGTCGTCCACCTGCGCGCCGCGCTGGCGCAGCTCCCGCGGCTTCCCGCGTCGACCGAGCGCACGCACACCGAGCTCGAATGCCTGCTCGCCCTCGGCGGCGCGCTGGTGGCCATGCGCGGCGGCGGATCCGCGGAGGCCCTCGCCGTGCACCGGCGCGCCCTCGAACTGGCGGACGCGCTCGACCAGCCGTTGGCCCGCATCCAGGCGAGCGGCGCCTGCTTCACCTTCCTGATCATGCGCGCCGATCTGGACGCGGCGCGCGCCGTGGCGGCCGACATGCTCGCCACGGCGGCGCGGATGCCCATGCCCTTCCTCACCTTCATCGGCCACGTCTCGCTCGGCTCCGCGCTCTTCAACCTCGGCCAGATGGCGGCGGCGCGCCGGGAGCTCGAGGAGGCGCGGTCGCTCTGGCAAGCGGACTTTCCGACGCTCCTCCTCGACCCGACGATCATCTGCCGCTCGATGCTGGCCTTCACGGCGCTGGTGCAGGGCGAGCCCGGATACGGCGCGGCGTCGCTCGCCGCCACCCTGGCGCACGCCCGGGCGCTGGCCAGTCCCTATGGCGTGTCGTACGCCAGCGAGCTCGCCGCCCAGTACCACGCGACCGCCGGCCAGCGAGCCGAGGCGCTCGAGTATGCCAGCGCCGCGGCGCCGCTGGCGGGCGAGCACGGATTCGTCGTCCACGGCGCCGTCGCCCAGCTCGTGCGCGGGTGGGCCGAGGGCGACCCCGGCGCGCTGCGCGACGGCATCGCCGCCTACGAGGGCGCCGGCCAGTACGTCGGCACCTCCCTGTTCCGCGCCCTGCTCGTCGAGGTGCTGCTCGCAGAGCGGCGGGCACGGGCGGCGCTCGACGAGCTCGACGCGATCTTCGCCTTCGTCGAGCGCTCGGGCGAGCGGCGGCACCTGGCCGAGCTGCACCGGCTGCGCGGCGAATCCCTGCGTCTGATCGGGCAGGCCGACGCCGCCGGCGCCTGCTTCGGCGAGGCGCTGTCGATCGCTCGCGCGAGCGGCGCCCGCCTCTGGGAGCTGCGGGCGGCGCTGTCGCTGGCCCGCCTGCGGGCGTCCGACGGCGGCCGCGCCGAGGCGCGGCAGCTCCTCGACGCCGCCGTGCGGTCGTTCCCCGCCGACTGCGCGCTGCCCGATCTGCGGCAGGCGCTGGCCCTGCGCGCCGAGCTCTGA
- the clpA gene encoding ATP-dependent Clp protease ATP-binding subunit ClpA, with translation MISRELEVTLGLALREAVRRHHEYLTLEHVLFALLHDHEVSEVIRHCGGNVDRLKQEVDQFLQDKLERLEQAQRVEPTQTIGFRRVLQRAALHVQSAGKEQIGGADVLVSMFRESDSHAVYLLNKEGIERYDIVRYISHGLSKIGEGREDAGDDEEEDEGGEGGDEPKRQPRKALDAFTVNLNARAAEGDIDPLIGREDEVERTIHVLCRRRKNNPLYVGDAGVGKTAIAEGLALKIHRGQVPAVLANSTIYALDMGALLAGTKYRGEFEQRLKAVITALKKEEGAILFIDEIHTVVGAGATSGGSMDASNILKPVLSSGKIRCIGSTTYDEYRSYFERDHALARRFQKIEIAEPTVEQTYRILKGLKAHYEAHHGVVYTDAALRAAAELAAKHINDRRLPDKAIDVIDETAAAMKILPASKQKKTVRAGDVERIVAKIARIPARSVSTSDKTRLERLDEDLKLTVFGQDKAIDALATAIRVARAGLGRPDKPVGSFLFAGPTGVGKTEVAKQLAHVLGVSFHRFDMSEYMEKHTVSRLIGAPPGYVGFDQGGLLTEAITRNPHAVLLLDEIEKAHPDLFNVLLQVMDHATLTDNNGRKADFRHVILIMTTNAGAREMAARAIGFGGRSSAERGGEALEKLFSPEFRNRLDAVVQFEPLSPEVIEQVVDKFINELDLQLQPRKVSLTLTPAARKYLAEKGYDRTFGARPMARLVHNEIKQTLANELLFGRLQQGGAVTVDAADGALVFRYEAPAPAPAPPAEA, from the coding sequence ATGATCAGCCGCGAGCTGGAAGTGACCTTGGGGCTGGCGCTGCGCGAGGCGGTGCGCCGCCACCACGAGTACCTGACGCTCGAGCACGTGCTGTTCGCCCTGTTGCACGATCACGAGGTTTCGGAAGTCATCCGCCACTGCGGCGGCAACGTCGATCGCCTGAAGCAGGAGGTCGACCAGTTCCTGCAGGACAAGCTGGAGCGCCTCGAGCAGGCGCAGCGCGTCGAGCCGACGCAGACCATCGGGTTCCGCCGGGTGCTGCAGCGGGCCGCGCTGCACGTGCAGTCGGCCGGCAAGGAACAGATCGGCGGCGCCGACGTGCTGGTGTCGATGTTCCGCGAGAGCGATTCGCACGCCGTCTACCTGCTCAACAAGGAGGGCATCGAGCGCTACGACATCGTCCGCTACATCTCGCACGGCCTGTCCAAGATCGGCGAGGGGCGCGAGGACGCCGGCGACGACGAGGAGGAGGACGAGGGTGGCGAGGGCGGCGATGAGCCGAAACGGCAGCCGCGCAAGGCGCTCGACGCCTTCACGGTGAACCTGAACGCGCGCGCCGCCGAGGGCGACATCGATCCCCTGATCGGGCGCGAGGACGAGGTCGAGCGCACCATCCACGTGCTCTGCCGGCGGCGCAAGAACAATCCCCTCTACGTCGGCGACGCCGGGGTCGGGAAGACGGCGATCGCCGAGGGCCTGGCGCTGAAGATCCACCGCGGCCAGGTGCCGGCGGTGCTCGCCAACTCGACCATCTACGCCCTCGACATGGGGGCGCTGCTGGCCGGCACCAAGTACCGCGGCGAGTTCGAGCAGCGCCTGAAGGCGGTGATCACGGCGCTCAAGAAGGAAGAGGGCGCCATCCTCTTCATCGACGAGATCCACACCGTGGTCGGCGCCGGCGCCACCAGCGGCGGCTCGATGGACGCCTCGAACATCCTCAAGCCGGTGCTCAGCTCGGGCAAGATCCGCTGCATCGGCTCGACCACCTACGACGAGTACCGCAGCTACTTCGAGCGCGATCACGCCCTGGCGCGCCGCTTCCAGAAGATCGAGATCGCGGAGCCGACGGTCGAGCAGACCTATCGCATCCTCAAGGGGCTGAAGGCGCACTACGAGGCGCACCACGGGGTGGTGTACACCGACGCGGCGCTGCGCGCCGCCGCCGAGCTGGCGGCCAAGCACATCAACGACCGGCGGCTGCCCGACAAGGCGATCGACGTCATCGACGAGACCGCGGCGGCGATGAAGATCCTGCCGGCGTCGAAGCAGAAGAAGACGGTGCGCGCCGGCGACGTCGAGCGCATCGTCGCCAAGATCGCGCGCATTCCGGCGCGCAGCGTCTCGACCTCCGACAAGACCCGCCTCGAGCGGCTGGACGAGGACCTGAAGTTGACCGTCTTCGGCCAGGACAAGGCGATCGACGCGCTGGCGACCGCCATCCGCGTCGCCCGCGCCGGCCTGGGGCGACCCGACAAGCCGGTCGGCTCCTTCCTGTTCGCCGGGCCCACCGGGGTCGGCAAGACGGAGGTCGCCAAGCAGCTCGCGCACGTGCTGGGCGTCAGCTTCCACCGCTTCGACATGAGCGAGTACATGGAGAAGCACACCGTGTCGCGCTTGATCGGCGCCCCGCCGGGCTACGTCGGCTTCGACCAGGGCGGGCTGCTCACCGAGGCGATCACCCGCAATCCGCACGCGGTGCTGCTGCTGGACGAGATCGAGAAGGCGCATCCCGACCTGTTCAACGTCCTGCTCCAGGTGATGGACCACGCCACCCTGACCGACAACAACGGCCGCAAGGCCGACTTCCGGCACGTCATCCTGATCATGACCACCAACGCCGGGGCGCGCGAGATGGCGGCGCGGGCGATCGGCTTCGGCGGCCGCTCGAGCGCCGAGCGCGGCGGCGAGGCGCTGGAGAAGCTGTTCAGCCCCGAGTTCCGCAACCGCCTCGACGCCGTGGTGCAGTTCGAGCCGCTCAGCCCGGAGGTCATCGAGCAGGTGGTGGACAAGTTCATCAACGAGCTCGACCTGCAGTTGCAGCCGCGCAAGGTGTCGCTGACCCTCACCCCGGCGGCCCGCAAGTACCTCGCCGAGAAGGGCTACGACCGCACCTTCGGCGCTCGTCCGATGGCCCGGCTGGTGCACAACGAGATCAAGCAGACGCTGGCCAACGAGCTGCTGTTCGGCCGCCTGCAGCAGGGCGGCGCGGTGACCGTCGACGCCGCCGACGGGGCGCTGGTCTTCCGCTACGAGGCCCCGGCGCCGGCGCCGGCGCCGCCCGCCGAGGCCTAG